The genomic window TAGAGGCCGCGGAAGGGGCCGCGGCGCCCGCGGCGGCAAGGCCGAGGACAAGGAAGTAAGTCGTTGCCCGTGACTACCGAGTAAAATGTGAACATCCGTAAATGCGTTCCGGCGGTGACGCTCGTCTTCCGTCAGTGGATTCCAGTCACCAAGCTGGGCCGCCTGGTTAAGGACATGAAGATCAAGTCCCTGGAGGAGATCTACCTGTACTCTCTGCCCATCAAGGTAAGCGGCTCGGAGCAGATGTTGGTGCTGTAGGACAATTTCACTCAAATGTTTGTTATGAAAGGTCTCGTACGTTTGTTTGTGTCGCTGTAAGAGACCGGGGGCGTTCTGCTTCGCGTTCGTACGAGCGCAGCGGGAAATCTAAAACCGTTTCTGCTTGTAGGAGTCGGAGATCATCGACTTCTTCCTCGGATCGACCCTGAAGGACGAGGTGCTCAAGATCATGCCTGTCCAGAAGCAGACCAGGGCGGGTCAGCGCACCCGGTTCAAGGCATGTCGGCTGCGATGGCGTTTCTATCGGTCTCGTGTTGCCGCGGGTCAGTTTGTGACGTGGCGTCAATCCGCTTCCCTACAGGCCTTTGTTGCCATTGGCGACTACAACGGCCACGTGGGTCTAGGCGTGAAGTGCTCCAAAGAGGTGGCCACAGCCATCCGTGGGGCCATCATCCTGGCCAAGCTGTCCATCGTCCCCGTCAGGAGAGGCTACTGGGGCAACAAGATCGGCAAGCCCCACACCGTGCCCTGCAAGGTGACCGGGCGCTGCGGCTCCGTCTTGGTGCGTCTCATCCCCGCGCCCCGCGGTACCGGTATCGTGTCTGCCCCCGTGCCCAAGAAGCTGCTCATGATGGCCGGGATCGATGATTGCTACACCTCGGCGAGGGGCTGCACGGCCACCCTCGGCAACTTTGGTGAGTTTCCTCTGGGGTCTGTTGCTCTGTTGGGGTTTCTCCTCGCTCTGCCCAGCTTCACCTTTGTAGTGGCGTCGCTGACGTTATCAGGAGAGAAAGAAACGAGCATTAAAATGCACGGCAGAAGGACCCGTGCTTTGTGGTCTTCTCTGTTCCCCTTTTCTGTGCTCtacattttgtttctgaaaatgatTGCAGCGTTTATACTCACAGCAACAACTGTAATTTCGTATTTTACCAGCAAAGGCAACCTTTGATGCCATCTCCAAGACGTACAGCTACCTGACCCCCGACCTGTGGAAGGAGACCGTCTTTACCAAGTCTCCCTACCAGGTATGAAAGGCTACACGGGCAGGTTTTTTAAACGTGTAATacttgtgtattaatacactTTCTACTTTGTTTTTAGGAGTTCACTGACCATCTGGCCAAGACTCACACCAGGGTGTCCGTGCAGAGGGGACAGACCGCCCAGCCGCCGGCTTCCTCCTAAAAGCTTTTTACATGGGATCGTTAATAAACGTTCCGAAACGTCATTGTCTTGTGATCAATTTAGCATCAAAGGTTGTTTTTGGAAATAGTGGataacaatccacatcgattaaATTGCAGTGAGGAAATCACGTAGATGGACGAGATGAATAGTTAAAGGAACACAATCCAGCTTCGTCCATAACTTGCTGGTTGGGTTTCTGGCAGATGTTCAACATCATCTAGTGGCCAATGTTGATGTTTGCAGACATGAGAACCTTTAAAAGCTTGCAATAACATTGATTTTAACTGCATGTGTGCTCTCGTAGATGGGACCACAAAAAGGCTGAAAATAGttacacttttattttacaattatacAGAACAAAATCTCATTGAGCAGTCGGGGCCTGAGCAGCAATCATCCTTTCCTTCTGCTTCATTAGACATTTCCTTGCACTGGCATACATCCCCAGGTCTCCGTCTGGAAAGAGATGCATGTAGTAACGGTCGCACAACATAAAGATCTGAAAACTGCAAACAGTTTGCAGAGTTGAGATGAAGAAAACGAAAGAATTCATCTTTACCGATGGAAATAATCCCTTAGCCTTTGAAAGCCGTTCATGGGACGTGTGTGATTCTTAAATACTTGTAACGCCATGAACAGAAAGTACTTACATCGCGACATAAAGTTCTTGGACACCTCTTCGAACAGCTGCATTTCTTTGACGCAGCTCTGCTCGTGGTTCTCCCCTTCTCTTTGCCGACAGTTTCCCAAGCGCTCCTGGATCAACTGCACAATCTCCCGGTCCACTTTGCTGAGGagtggatgcaaaaaaaaaaaaaaaaacatcgaGTGAGACGAAACCACTCATAGCGGCACGCTTTCCCACCACAGTAACTCTACAGGCTCCATGCCTCAACGCCAAGACATACACAACTACTGACCCGACGTTTGCAGATACTGCTGTGTGgggcaagaaaataaaaacaaatggctgcATCATGTTCGCTGCAGGCTTGTTGTCAATAAACGCAGCCGTGTTACATCTGGATAATAATCTTATTAACCGGTTACTTACAAGTCTCTCTTCCACTGCATCTCGGCCTCAAAGTAGCACATGTAGTCTCCGAGGAAGCATTCCGTCAGGTCCGGAACACGCCGGTACTTCTGATGGTAATAGGCGGTCTTGTCCTTTGAACGCACGCTCTCTACAGCATCTGCATGAGAACAGACGAGCAGAGGCCAGGATGGGAACCTAGCTAGCGCAACGACTAAcatgcctacgtcatcacgtaactacgtaaaccaggcacggaccaaatacattacaggaagctagctagctaactatGTCCATTATTACCAGTCAGATCTACGAATCCTACAAACCAGAAgcgtgtatttttttttttttcgcaaAGCCGAGGTACTATCGTTAAGACATGCTAGCTAAATGGCTATGTTATGCTAGGCTGTTAGCTTCGGTTACCTCTAAATGCGGTGACAGGCACGTCCACGGCGTAATAGAATAGCTTAGATAGAATCACGGCCGGGTTCGGGAGCGCCGTTTGCTTGTTCACGGCCGGAGTCTTGCTCGGAGGCTCCGGGTACGCGTCTTTATCAAAGTCAGTTGGCATTTTTGCCTCACTTTCAGACAAGACGCAGAATTCGACCTCGACGACTCTCCTCTGAACAGCGCATGCGCAGAAGTCAACAGCATAATGGCTACTTTgaggtctttgtttttttcaggaAAACGCGACACTTTTAAATAcgctgattgttttttttaaagtatatttTGGTACAAAAATTATTCGTAAATATGaattttgttcaaattgaaTGACATTCTTAATTTTAAAGGTCAACCATAGTGATGTGTTCATGGAAGCACAGCAGATGGCGGTGCAGAGCCATAGAATAACACAGAGATCAGTGGATCAGCAAATGTTTGGATGATTTATTAAAGCAGGGATCTTTTGAAATGGTTCTTATTATTCACATCGtggaaaaatgacattttattggtTCATACTGTTGCACCGTTCTTGCAGCTCAGTCTTCAGGTCATTGCTTATACACCACAATCCTGCGGTGGTTACAGCAAATACAATCAGGGGCCCGAACCAAGCGGCATGGCTGCACAATCcttagcaaaaaataaataaaccctcTGTTGCCCCTCAAAGGTATTACTCCGACAGGTAATCTTGGGACTCCATGGAGGATTGGTGGGAGGAGGAATGGATGGAGGATTGGAGGGATGCAGGTGGGTTATCCAGACCAGATGTCATCAGGGGCAGGTATAGATCGTCCATATTGGGCATGACAAACACTTTCTGTCAGAGAAATGAACAACCTGTTCATTAATACAATAAGTAAAATTAGATATCGCTGATTTTAATGatagtaaaaatatttttactgatgGACTGACCTGGAACTCACACTGTAGTTTTTTCTCAATCCACTCGGTAACGTGAGTGAACGTGACTTCCGTCTCGCCGAGCGTCGGACGCACATGAAGGTCTAACCTTGGAGGCACTTGGAAACTGTACCTAAATGAGGAGAGTGAAAGAAGAGATATTtatgaaaagaaacaaaagaaagaaagaaagaaagaagagaagctcAGTACCATATTCTGTCAGTAGGGGGCGGTGGGATGTTGATGGCCAGGGTGCCGGAGAGCTCCAGCACCTCCACGCTGAGCATCAGAGGCATGTTGGACACCTCAGCTATCTTCTTCCTGATGTACTCGTTTTCAGTGGCTTTCTGGAAATACTTGGACTTCGCTATCTTGTCCACAAATCTCAAGATCTTCCTACCTGTGCTGCCACCGGTGTGCCTGCATGGGGTAAGAAAGGACGAGGGCAGTACTGGGAGAATAACCACGACTGGGACATTACTTCAGAAATCTGCAAATGCTTGAACTAAAGTAAAGTGATCCTCATTCACATATGATTTAGATAGCGTTGCATATTCATTATGGCAGCATAAGCCACAGACAGTCCTTTTTATCTAATAATCTGAATTTGACTCCGAGGTTTGATGTTTATATTTTGCATGAACCCAGATCCGGAtactatttctgtttttaacctCTAAAGATACTAATACAATTGTTCATTTACCCTTCAGCTGCTATCGGCGTGCCTTTATCTCCCACAGACCCCTGTGGCTCAGGTGGGAAGGCATCTTCTTCATCAGACGAGTCTGCACTGGATGACTCTTCATCGCTGTCTGCCAGGATGCACAGCCTGGGCGGCTTACAACTGAAAAACAAACCGGTGGTACCTCTTCGTGCAAACTACCGAGCTTGGAAGACACGCTTCTTTTTCATGCATGTTCACCCCCACATTTTCTCCAAAATGAATAATATGAAACGGAGATAGCCCTCACCCTGCTTGCTGGTTTTCTGGAACCCTCTGAgcctcgtcttcttcctctttgcccAGCTTGCACAGGTTCATCTTGGTCTCCAGAGTCATTTGAAGACAACCCGTGTACAGCAGCTCCAGTTCCAGCCATAGCCCTTGGGGGGGAAAGGGAAGTTAGGGAAAACTGAAAGATGACACTTCAGATTTCTTCAAACCTGTGGCCTGGCACAGGTTTGTTGCCAAAGCGACATCGCTCCAGTAGAGAATATAGCTTTTGTATGTTATTGTGAGTTAGGCTTAGTTGAGGCCAAGCGGACTGCTGATCCTATTTGATGCTTAAACAGAAGAGAGTCAAAACCGTGAAGATGAGAAAGACTGTAATGAATGAAACTACACCATGGCCTGCGCTGAAAGAAGAAACCCATTGGGTAAACCTTAAATGATGATTCCTCCGCATATACCAGATGCTGCTAGTCGGGGCTACTGATTAAAAGGGCCAAAGATAACTTCTTAGACAACTCACCTCTGCGGTCCAGGGTGGGATTAGAAGCACTGAGGACTTGGGGTAGACATGTGCCCATGTCCAGTTCAGCCAGAGTCAGCTCATTCATGAAATATGGCAACTgttattaaaaagaaacaacaacccAAAGGCGCCTTCAATTAGAGACCATGCGGTGTCCATATCAGCTATAAACATCAGCAAAATGAATCTGTTAATCAAATAGAGCGGTTCCACAAAGGCTCACTTCAGACAAATGAGGGAGCAGAGCCAGCCTGCAGTGTGTgtatgagtttgtgtgtttagaaCAGAGGAGTAAAACGATGctgtgtgtggaggaggagagcaggaaatGAGTAATGAGACGATGCGGGCCGTCATTCTTCCTCAACTCACCTTCTGCCTttgggaggagagagagtgcaTTATAGGCagaatgtctctctctctctctcgctctcgcgtgcatgcgcgcacacacacacacacacacacacatacaccgcAGAGAGCTAGTTCATTGATACACcttattattacatattttgACCTTTTAAACAAACCCATTTGAAGGTAAGAAGAGAATGACAATACACCCACTGTTGCCTAGCAATATCATCCGTCAATGTGAAAGTGATGATTTCACACGTGAGGgcgtgaagatgaagatgaaggttgaatttcacaaaaaaaacaaaaccattttgTCACAGAGAGTTGAAAAATACAATCCTGTAACACCACCCTTCCCCACCCTCACCTTGATCTTGCTGAGTTTCCTTTGAATCTTGTGCGCCACCTGATCGGTCCAGTACTTCTCTCTGAGAAAGTCCCAGAAGATCCTTCCCACCAGGGAGTTCACCCAGGAGGGCTGGCCCTCGGCAGAGCACCCCCCTGCTTCTGGATCTTCGCTGGGCTCGGCCTCAGCTTGGCCTCCAGGTGCGTGCTCCTCGTTGTAAATCTGCATGGAAAACAGAGAATTTGTGCTATTTTAAACGCAGTGACCAAATTGAGCCAGCTATTTGCCATTTTGCCATGCTCACAAATCATCAAGCCCCATTTATGCCATCTGCAATGCTGATTCTACATCTTTCTCCACCAGACATCTATCTATGCGGGGATGCAAATCCAAAACCAACCCACCAGGATTCGCAGGTCGGCCAGGTATGCTGCAGACGTCGGTCATTTCCTATCAATAATTCTGCAGCCAAGTGACACCTGATATTTCTGCACGCTGACATTTAGTCTCAACAGCGAGGATGTGTTTGGCTTAGCCTCGGATCAATAGTTTTGTAGAGTATTAGCGCAGCAGCAAGAGGATAAGAgcattcactgaccttcctCTGGATTTTAGGGCTTCCCTTGCCACTATGGGCGGGGCTGAGGGTGGGATTGCCAGTCTGAGAGGCAATCAGTTGAGCCATGTAGGCGCAGTAGTCTAaagttgttcttgttttcagcGCGCCGGACCCCTCCTGCAGCCCCTCTGCGCTTTCTTTAAGGGCGTCTCCACCGCAATGAGTTTCTGGGTGTCAAAcaaaagacagacaggaagtgaaggagcCGGAAAATATAACATACAACTCACGGAATGACGTACCTGCGttctcctcctcgctcacaCTCCCCTTTTCCCCGACCCGGGAGGCAGACTGGAAGTGCTGGAAccactcctccttctctctccccgTGCGACCAAACAGGTACAGGGTGAGAGAAGGCTTCTGGTCTGGGATCGTGTGCCTCTCTGCCCACTCTTTCTCCTCTTGCTCTTCAGCCACCGTCTCCTTCCCCACCTCCTCGTCAGCCAGCGTGATGCAAATGGGGTATTTCTTGTTCCACATCCTCTTGCGAGCCAAAGTTGGTGGCAACAACGACACCTGAGATTAGAATTAGCAAAGAAACGATGACGGTAAATAAGATGCTGGCAGGCAACAATGGAGCGGTTGGTCCTGGCATTATTCTGGTCTCTTCACTCCTCTTGGGCTCTCGCCTCCTTGTTCGGAGTGATGAGAGTGAGGAGCTCAtcgtgcctcctcctcctcctctgagcaaCATGCCTGCCTCTTTGGGACCCGGTTTCATTACACTGACCTTACAGTTCGCCAGCTGGTAAGTGCGCGAACGCAAAAACACGGTGTCGTGGAGCGTCTCGTGGAACCTTGCCCACCGGGGGATGTTGACGCGTGGGCATGCCAGGTGCAGCCAGCTTCCCTCCAGGGTCAC from Brachionichthys hirsutus isolate HB-005 chromosome 16, CSIRO-AGI_Bhir_v1, whole genome shotgun sequence includes these protein-coding regions:
- the rps2 gene encoding small ribosomal subunit protein uS5, which encodes MADDAGGRGGFRGGFGAGGRGRGRGRGRGRGRGRGARGGKAEDKEWIPVTKLGRLVKDMKIKSLEEIYLYSLPIKESEIIDFFLGSTLKDEVLKIMPVQKQTRAGQRTRFKAFVAIGDYNGHVGLGVKCSKEVATAIRGAIILAKLSIVPVRRGYWGNKIGKPHTVPCKVTGRCGSVLVRLIPAPRGTGIVSAPVPKKLLMMAGIDDCYTSARGCTATLGNFAKATFDAISKTYSYLTPDLWKETVFTKSPYQEFTDHLAKTHTRVSVQRGQTAQPPASS
- the ndufb10 gene encoding NADH dehydrogenase [ubiquinone] 1 beta subcomplex subunit 10, yielding MPTDFDKDAYPEPPSKTPAVNKQTALPNPAVILSKLFYYAVDVPVTAFRDAVESVRSKDKTAYYHQKYRRVPDLTECFLGDYMCYFEAEMQWKRDFKVDREIVQLIQERLGNCRQREGENHEQSCVKEMQLFEEVSKNFMSRYGDLGMYASARKCLMKQKERMIAAQAPTAQ
- the tex2l gene encoding testis-expressed protein 2, translating into MEESKLFFSLDHNDEGPIVAFSKDKPRGRESQPDLSLGMDLNLSQGNRSQPTFLPHSPSSPGSLADPSASSAGLLLTTNLTKSSSTDLDPSESSSVRGKPLLSLVKSLSTEISRRVEPEVNLSKSDSKLHLHPQKQLTHAKIPEARPEARAPSERDEWVSHPSTGSTVSAEPRGSSLIAELEDTRRKFSEAMQDPLSMLNKIIGDESAGSPKQGRAFVAGDSPASQGSCGRDEGSHDTDIRCRKRTEGEQRDLCGMPPKRLQQGSLTKSSVSPERLTHSTGGNVDTQSGSRGAHHRTEPQHRVTLPGSLLPLYWLLPVAFLAYGFFVMPLPSYVTGLSVGTACGFMLGLVVVFIFAPQHSTGRSNKGTELGKSTPLNMDVLDRELAETQILEGWMNETPSYDPETFHASATHSVYVTLEGSWLHLACPRVNIPRWARFHETLHDTVFLRSRTYQLANCKVSLLPPTLARKRMWNKKYPICITLADEEVGKETVAEEQEEKEWAERHTIPDQKPSLTLYLFGRTGREKEEWFQHFQSASRVGEKGSVSEEENAETHCGGDALKESAEGLQEGSGALKTRTTLDYCAYMAQLIASQTGNPTLSPAHSGKGSPKIQRKIYNEEHAPGGQAEAEPSEDPEAGGCSAEGQPSWVNSLVGRIFWDFLREKYWTDQVAHKIQRKLSKIKLPYFMNELTLAELDMGTCLPQVLSASNPTLDRRGLWLELELLYTGCLQMTLETKMNLCKLGKEEEDEAQRVPENQQAGCKPPRLCILADSDEESSSADSSDEEDAFPPEPQGSVGDKGTPIAAEGHTGGSTGRKILRFVDKIAKSKYFQKATENEYIRKKIAEVSNMPLMLSVEVLELSGTLAINIPPPPTDRIWYSFQVPPRLDLHVRPTLGETEVTFTHVTEWIEKKLQCEFQKVFVMPNMDDLYLPLMTSGLDNPPASLQSSIHSSSHQSSMESQDYLSE